In Aestuariibaculum lutulentum, one DNA window encodes the following:
- a CDS encoding N-acetylneuraminate synthase family protein, producing the protein MIKTIAEIGQAHDGSLELLYAYIDAVAITGADAVKFQTHIADAESSIYEPFRVKFSEDKTRFDYWKRMEFSLTEWIDIGKYCKKQGLQFISSPFSNAAVDILEQAGVDIYKVGSGEVTNHLLLKKIIETGKPIIISSGMSSFEELDHTVAFLKQHKADFSILQCTTSYPTMPESYGLNVINELKLRYGVTVGFSDHSAKVATGIAAVALGAEILEFHVVLDRDQKGPDASSSLTIEESISLIASVKEIDTALTNPVNKYDNSSFSDLKQIFEKSLAVNKDVSKGHILQFGDLEAKKPKGYGINAGDYKKVIGRAINKNLNRWEFLNEQDLV; encoded by the coding sequence TTGATAAAAACAATAGCAGAAATAGGCCAAGCGCATGATGGTAGTTTAGAATTGTTATATGCATATATAGATGCTGTTGCAATTACGGGAGCCGATGCCGTTAAGTTTCAAACGCATATAGCTGATGCCGAGAGTAGTATTTATGAGCCTTTTAGGGTGAAATTTTCTGAAGATAAGACTCGGTTTGATTATTGGAAACGCATGGAGTTTTCGTTGACTGAATGGATAGATATTGGAAAGTACTGTAAAAAACAGGGCTTACAATTTATTAGTAGTCCATTTAGTAATGCAGCGGTTGATATTTTAGAACAAGCTGGGGTTGATATTTATAAAGTAGGTAGTGGTGAGGTAACTAATCATTTATTGTTAAAAAAAATTATAGAAACAGGAAAACCTATTATTATTTCTAGTGGAATGAGTTCTTTTGAGGAACTGGATCATACGGTGGCTTTTCTAAAGCAGCATAAGGCCGATTTTTCTATATTACAGTGCACTACAAGTTACCCCACGATGCCCGAGTCTTATGGGTTAAATGTGATTAACGAACTAAAATTAAGATATGGTGTGACAGTTGGGTTTTCAGATCATTCTGCGAAGGTGGCCACTGGGATAGCTGCTGTTGCTTTGGGAGCCGAGATATTGGAATTTCATGTTGTACTGGATAGAGACCAAAAAGGACCTGATGCATCGTCTTCGTTAACAATTGAAGAGTCTATTAGTTTGATAGCCTCTGTAAAAGAAATTGATACAGCACTTACAAATCCTGTGAATAAATATGACAATTCTTCTTTTTCAGATTTAAAACAAATATTTGAAAAATCATTAGCTGTAAATAAGGATGTATCAAAAGGGCATATCTTGCAGTTTGGTGACTTAGAAGCCAAAAAACCAAAAGGTTATGGTATAAACGCTGGTGACTATAAAAAAGTGATAGGAAGAGCCATTAATAAAAATTTAAATAGGTGGGAATTCTTGAATGAACAAGATTTAGTTTAA
- a CDS encoding glycosyltransferase family 2 protein: MQASILIVSKNRKETLEKTLLILKNLIDLTSQEVLVYLDGCTDNSFILEDGFDWVKWFGGKDSIGASGARNILFKNAKGNILIGLDDDAHPLSNDFVVLSQQLFKEFPKVGILAFQEIKGVFKTDEDALNNSPKLVEEYFCREFVGCGFAIRKVVYEATNGFPDWIDIYGEESCLSIEVLAEGYEILYTTKIKINHRVDRKERIQKGRNYFRFGKQLKNTAFYYLVYYPNPIFRIIKLFRHNFKKYGCKDWSYFKVYIIALFKILFFLPKLKRYRNPIAKKTIKKSVALPLPKYY, encoded by the coding sequence ATGCAGGCATCCATTTTAATTGTTTCAAAAAATAGAAAGGAAACGCTTGAAAAAACATTGTTGATTCTCAAGAATCTGATAGATTTAACCTCTCAGGAGGTTTTGGTTTATTTGGATGGTTGTACTGATAATTCATTCATTTTAGAAGATGGGTTTGATTGGGTAAAATGGTTCGGGGGCAAAGATAGTATAGGGGCTTCAGGGGCTAGAAATATACTGTTTAAAAATGCCAAAGGAAATATTTTAATTGGTCTGGACGATGATGCCCATCCTTTAAGCAATGATTTTGTGGTATTGTCTCAGCAACTTTTTAAAGAGTTCCCTAAAGTTGGTATTTTAGCGTTTCAGGAAATAAAAGGGGTTTTTAAAACAGATGAAGATGCTTTAAATAACAGCCCAAAACTGGTTGAAGAATATTTTTGTAGGGAATTTGTTGGTTGTGGTTTCGCCATCAGAAAAGTAGTTTATGAGGCCACAAATGGATTTCCTGATTGGATAGATATTTATGGTGAAGAATCCTGTTTGTCAATCGAGGTACTTGCCGAAGGTTATGAAATACTGTATACCACCAAAATTAAAATAAACCATAGGGTTGATAGGAAAGAACGTATTCAAAAGGGGCGAAATTATTTTAGGTTTGGGAAACAACTAAAAAATACGGCCTTTTATTATTTAGTCTATTACCCCAATCCAATTTTTAGGATAATAAAATTGTTCAGACATAACTTCAAAAAATATGGGTGTAAAGACTGGAGTTATTTTAAGGTGTACATAATAGCGCTGTTCAAAATATTGTTTTTTTTACCAAAATTAAAAAGGTACAGAAATCCCATAGCCAAAAAAACGATAAAAAAAAGTGTAGCGTTGCCATTGCCTAAATATTATTAA